One region of Chryseobacterium muglaense genomic DNA includes:
- a CDS encoding YoaK family protein codes for MLPEKKPLLLSERIRIQEKLAIFLAFIAGYIDATGLIKWKTYVSFMSGNTTSLGAAISTNKFGVIITSITVILSFLLGIYAGTCLSLSKRIKNSILIFYLVSGILIFYSFIDYFYNINNVSSVAIVGFTMGLMNTIITSVGNQKVNTDFVTGTLNSLARSIAMLSMASDKAVKKEYQSNAIHLLLLWTGFLSGAFIAPFLLYYLEKWIFILPALLVIICGLFISKINFKN; via the coding sequence TTGCTACCGGAGAAGAAACCTCTTTTATTATCTGAAAGAATCAGAATACAAGAGAAATTAGCCATATTCTTAGCATTCATTGCAGGATATATCGATGCAACAGGATTGATTAAATGGAAAACCTATGTGTCTTTTATGAGTGGAAATACCACTTCACTTGGTGCAGCCATTTCAACTAACAAATTTGGAGTTATCATCACATCCATTACTGTTATTTTAAGTTTCTTATTAGGTATTTATGCGGGAACTTGTCTTTCACTATCAAAGAGAATTAAGAACTCAATATTAATCTTTTATTTAGTTTCCGGAATTTTGATTTTCTATTCATTTATTGATTATTTTTATAATATCAATAATGTATCATCTGTTGCGATTGTAGGATTTACAATGGGATTGATGAATACAATAATCACTTCGGTAGGAAACCAAAAAGTGAACACCGATTTTGTGACAGGAACGTTGAATAGTTTAGCCCGAAGCATTGCAATGCTAAGTATGGCAAGCGATAAAGCAGTAAAAAAAGAATATCAATCTAATGCGATTCATCTTTTACTGTTGTGGACAGGGTTTTTATCAGGAGCATTTATTGCCCCATTCCTACTCTATTATTTAGAGAAATGGATTTTTATTCTTCCTGCTTTATTAGTAATAATTTGCGGATTATTTATTTCAAAAATTAATTTTAAAAACTAA
- a CDS encoding DsbA family protein — MSLKPSVNTNDHAQGNLNSDLVIVEYGDYQCPYCGAAYPVLKELMKEFGSQVKFVFRNFPLSEMHQYAKAAAIAAEAANLQGKFWEMHDAIYENQQNLNELYLFELAEHVGLNINQFKEDIQKAELAEKVDSDFESGVMSGVNGTPSFFINGNKFNGNAEDLLELLRENTKN, encoded by the coding sequence ATGTCACTAAAACCATCAGTAAATACAAATGACCACGCTCAAGGCAACTTAAATAGCGATTTGGTTATTGTAGAATATGGCGATTACCAATGTCCATACTGCGGAGCCGCTTATCCTGTTCTTAAAGAATTAATGAAAGAGTTTGGAAGTCAGGTAAAATTTGTATTCAGAAATTTCCCGCTTTCGGAGATGCATCAATATGCAAAAGCTGCGGCAATTGCAGCTGAAGCCGCTAATTTACAAGGAAAATTCTGGGAAATGCACGATGCTATTTATGAAAATCAACAGAATTTGAATGAATTGTATTTATTTGAATTGGCAGAACATGTAGGTTTAAACATTAATCAATTTAAAGAAGACATTCAGAAAGCTGAACTAGCAGAAAAAGTAGATTCGGATTTTGAAAGCGGTGTTATGAGCGGTGTAAATGGAACGCCTTCATTTTTCATCAATGGAAATAAATTCAATGGCAATGCGGAAGATTTGCTTGAACTTTTGAGAGAGAATACTAAAAACTGA
- a CDS encoding antibiotic biosynthesis monooxygenase, producing the protein MENQGASVVISHHILDGKQEEYEKWLTEIVPLTKHSKGFIDHQIVRPIPNLTFVYTVIIRFDTIESLKNWMESDDRKKLIEKANPLFRKNDNYKIKSGLDFLFETENQTKVPVRWKQFLVTWSAIYPLSILIPLLLLPFLRLLKIPTNHYFDGLLISGSVVFLMVYVVMPNYTKLIRKWLFK; encoded by the coding sequence ATGGAAAATCAAGGTGCATCTGTTGTGATTTCTCATCATATATTGGATGGAAAACAGGAAGAATATGAAAAGTGGTTAACCGAAATTGTTCCTTTAACCAAGCATTCCAAAGGGTTTATTGACCACCAGATTGTGCGACCTATTCCTAATCTGACTTTTGTTTACACTGTTATAATCAGATTTGATACGATTGAAAGCTTAAAAAACTGGATGGAATCTGATGACCGAAAAAAACTCATCGAAAAAGCCAATCCACTGTTTCGAAAAAATGATAATTATAAAATAAAATCTGGCCTCGATTTCCTTTTTGAAACTGAAAACCAGACCAAAGTTCCTGTCCGCTGGAAGCAATTTCTGGTAACCTGGTCAGCTATTTATCCATTATCAATACTGATTCCATTACTGCTTCTTCCCTTTTTAAGGTTATTAAAAATCCCCACCAATCATTATTTTGACGGACTTCTGATTTCCGGCTCTGTCGTTTTTCTAATGGTTTATGTGGTAATGCCGAATTATACAAAGTTAATTAGGAAATGGCTTTTTAAATAA
- a CDS encoding redoxin domain-containing protein — protein MLQKNEVAPDFTLYATPDQKITLSEFKGKNVILAFYPADWSPVCSDQMALYNETLKFFKKYDAEIFGISVDSKWCHLAFSQSRNLHFPLLADFEEKGETAKKYDVYDTEEGECKRALFVINKEGIIEWSYLSPTAINPGADGILDALETLKTK, from the coding sequence ATGTTACAGAAAAATGAAGTTGCGCCAGATTTTACTTTATACGCAACACCAGACCAAAAAATTACGCTTTCAGAATTTAAAGGAAAGAATGTCATTCTTGCTTTTTACCCAGCCGACTGGAGTCCGGTTTGCAGCGACCAAATGGCTTTGTACAATGAAACACTGAAATTTTTCAAGAAATATGACGCCGAGATTTTCGGAATTTCTGTAGATAGCAAATGGTGTCATCTTGCATTTTCACAATCTCGGAATTTGCATTTTCCATTGTTGGCAGATTTTGAAGAAAAAGGAGAAACTGCAAAAAAATATGACGTGTATGATACCGAAGAAGGTGAATGCAAACGTGCATTATTTGTCATCAATAAAGAAGGCATCATCGAATGGAGCTACCTGTCACCAACGGCAATTAATCCCGGTGCAGACGGAATTTTAGACGCTTTAGAAACCCTTAAAACAAAATAA
- a CDS encoding cupin domain-containing protein, which yields MNTESLSFKYELEKKEPRTNDGGTTRGASVKDFPASIGIAGVSMRLQPGSMRELHWHANAAEWAYVISGTVRTTIIHPDGHSYTDNFEPGDVWYFPKGYGHSIQATGTEECHFILIFDNGNFSEDHTFSVTDFVSSVPPEIVAQNLNLTLEEVAALPQKEAYFAAGIVPDELSSIALARPEESDIALTSFHRYPLHAQQPRIIPGGGLQRLVTSKEFPISSTMSGSILELQPGALREMHWHPNADEWQYFISGQAEMSVFLAESTCVTEQFNAGDVGYVPMGAGHYIKNTGDTVCKVLIGFNSGHYESIDLSEWLAGNPKDVVETNFGLKEGEIEKFPTEKVFIKPAK from the coding sequence ATGAATACCGAATCACTTAGTTTTAAATACGAATTAGAAAAAAAAGAACCTCGTACCAACGATGGCGGAACTACAAGAGGTGCTTCTGTAAAAGATTTTCCTGCATCAATAGGTATTGCCGGAGTTTCTATGAGACTGCAACCGGGAAGTATGAGAGAATTGCACTGGCACGCCAACGCTGCTGAATGGGCGTATGTCATTTCTGGTACCGTTCGTACAACGATTATTCATCCTGACGGACACAGCTATACCGATAATTTTGAACCTGGCGATGTTTGGTATTTCCCCAAAGGTTACGGACACTCGATTCAGGCAACAGGAACGGAAGAATGTCATTTTATTTTGATTTTCGATAACGGAAATTTTTCCGAAGACCATACGTTCAGTGTTACCGATTTTGTTTCAAGTGTACCTCCTGAAATTGTTGCTCAGAATCTAAACTTAACATTAGAAGAAGTTGCTGCATTACCTCAAAAAGAAGCCTATTTTGCAGCAGGAATTGTTCCTGATGAATTATCTTCGATTGCTTTGGCAAGACCTGAGGAATCTGATATTGCATTGACTAGTTTTCACCGTTATCCTTTGCATGCCCAGCAACCAAGAATTATTCCTGGAGGTGGTTTGCAGAGATTGGTAACGAGCAAAGAATTTCCGATAAGCAGTACGATGTCTGGTTCTATTTTGGAACTTCAACCGGGTGCTTTGAGAGAGATGCATTGGCATCCTAATGCTGATGAGTGGCAGTATTTCATTTCCGGACAAGCGGAAATGTCGGTTTTCCTGGCAGAATCTACTTGTGTTACAGAACAGTTCAATGCAGGCGATGTCGGGTATGTTCCCATGGGAGCCGGGCATTACATTAAAAATACAGGGGACACCGTTTGCAAAGTTTTGATTGGTTTTAACAGTGGTCATTACGAATCTATCGATTTAAGCGAATGGCTGGCTGGAAACCCGAAAGATGTGGTAGAAACGAATTTCGGCTTAAAAGAAGGCGAAATTGAAAAATTCCCTACAGAAAAAGTATTTATCAAACCTGCAAAGTAG
- a CDS encoding alpha/beta fold hydrolase yields MSTLKLKDGTDIFYKDQGEGPVLMFHHGWPLSSDDWDAQVIFFLKRGYRVVSHDRRGHGRSSQNIYNHTIEQYASDAAELVEFLDLKDVVHIGHSTGGGEVIRYVNKYANGRAKKAVLISAVPPIMIASDSNPDGVPMEVFDGIRDQTLNNRNQFYIDLTFPFYGYNREGANVKEGIQRNWWRQGMMGGIVAHYDGIKAFSETDFTEDLKAVDIPVLVLHGEDDQIVPIENSAIKSAKLLKNGKLITYPGFPHGMPTTEHETINKDLLAFIEA; encoded by the coding sequence ATGAGTACACTAAAATTAAAAGACGGAACAGATATTTTTTACAAAGACCAAGGCGAAGGACCTGTTTTGATGTTTCATCATGGGTGGCCATTATCATCAGATGATTGGGATGCACAGGTAATTTTCTTCCTAAAAAGAGGCTACAGAGTGGTGTCGCATGACAGAAGAGGTCACGGGCGTTCTAGTCAGAATATTTATAATCACACGATTGAGCAATATGCTTCTGATGCTGCAGAATTAGTTGAATTCCTAGACCTGAAAGACGTAGTTCACATCGGTCACTCTACAGGAGGTGGTGAAGTGATCCGTTATGTTAACAAATATGCTAACGGAAGAGCGAAAAAAGCAGTTTTAATAAGCGCAGTTCCGCCAATTATGATTGCGAGCGATAGCAATCCTGACGGAGTTCCGATGGAAGTTTTTGACGGGATCAGAGATCAAACTTTGAACAACAGAAACCAGTTTTATATTGATTTAACTTTCCCTTTCTACGGATACAACAGAGAAGGCGCCAATGTAAAAGAAGGCATCCAAAGAAACTGGTGGAGACAAGGCATGATGGGCGGAATCGTTGCTCATTATGACGGAATAAAAGCGTTTTCTGAGACTGATTTTACGGAAGATTTGAAAGCTGTGGATATTCCTGTTTTAGTACTTCACGGGGAAGATGACCAAATTGTTCCAATCGAAAATTCTGCAATTAAATCCGCAAAACTATTGAAAAACGGAAAACTAATTACTTACCCTGGTTTCCCACACGGAATGCCAACTACTGAGCACGAAACTATTAATAAGGATCTTTTAGCGTTTATTGAGGCTTAA
- a CDS encoding IS110 family RNA-guided transposase yields the protein MCKFIGIDISKQTFDVSFSENKIWKHHIFENKLSGFKKFFKLIESEDWVVMEASGSYYLPLAEFLDKTGISVCVVNPLVIKRFSQTNLYRAKTDKKDAQTIAEYGEKYELRKWNRASENANKLRQLYSRKEMLLKQVHQSKRQLEAFTSSGFLDKFLKMEINNSIKYLENKILKLEKEMDRLSLEEYSETMGNLQSIPGVGKQTAMMMCLITDNFEKFEHYKQLIAFVGFSPRVYQSGTSVRGRGHICKMGKAQIRKLLYLCSWSAKRWNAKCKEMYERLKAKGKPERVIKIAIANKLIKQIFAIGKSKEKYKADFC from the coding sequence ATGTGTAAATTTATAGGAATTGACATTAGTAAGCAAACATTTGATGTTAGTTTTTCAGAGAATAAAATCTGGAAGCATCATATTTTTGAGAACAAACTTTCAGGATTTAAAAAATTTTTTAAACTGATAGAATCGGAAGATTGGGTTGTGATGGAAGCTTCGGGAAGCTATTATCTTCCTTTGGCAGAGTTTTTAGACAAAACAGGAATCAGTGTCTGCGTGGTAAATCCTTTAGTAATTAAGCGATTTTCCCAGACCAATCTGTACCGTGCGAAAACAGACAAGAAAGATGCCCAGACGATCGCGGAGTATGGCGAAAAGTACGAATTACGGAAGTGGAACCGAGCGAGTGAAAATGCCAATAAGCTACGCCAATTGTACAGCAGGAAAGAAATGTTGTTAAAGCAGGTACATCAGAGTAAAAGGCAGTTGGAAGCCTTTACATCGAGTGGTTTTTTGGATAAATTTTTGAAAATGGAAATTAATAATTCCATTAAATATTTAGAAAATAAGATACTGAAACTGGAGAAAGAGATGGATAGACTTTCACTGGAAGAATATTCGGAAACGATGGGAAATCTGCAGAGTATTCCCGGAGTAGGAAAGCAAACGGCGATGATGATGTGTCTGATTACTGACAATTTTGAGAAATTTGAGCATTATAAACAATTGATTGCCTTTGTAGGATTCAGCCCGAGAGTTTATCAAAGCGGTACAAGTGTTCGGGGACGGGGTCACATCTGCAAAATGGGCAAGGCGCAAATAAGAAAACTGCTCTATTTATGCAGCTGGAGTGCCAAAAGATGGAATGCAAAATGCAAAGAAATGTACGAAAGATTAAAAGCGAAAGGAAAACCCGAGCGTGTCATAAAAATAGCCATTGCAAATAAGCTGATAAAACAAATATTTGCCATTGGCAAAAGCAAAGAAAAATATAAGGCAGATTTTTGTTAA
- a CDS encoding IS4 family transposase: protein MFTTHFTNKKKTSQWDKSSQLSAVLKDNLEKNNAKINKARLQLISMCILALCKVQTVSFHKLALAFESEGKADSSLRRLQRFIADFDLCSDLIAKIIFGLLPEKTNLKLVIDRTNWKFGKQNINIFMLGITYRNVAFPLLFMMLDKQGNSNSQERIALIKRFVGFFGKKCIDCILADREFVGEEWIKFLNEQKLRYYIRIRNNFKVFLPKKNSTVPVSWLFNGLKVGQVIHYPKIVKINGEYCYLSATLTQKRGEKPELLIIISYNKNEQSLLNYKERWQIETCFKAMKSSGFDIEKTHLQDLERIEKLLCLVMIAFLWCYKIGDYLDRSVKAIPIKKHGHRAKSVFKYGLEFVSEILQNPYRKNFQQILQIFVM from the coding sequence ATGTTTACAACGCATTTTACTAATAAAAAGAAAACCAGTCAATGGGATAAAAGTAGCCAATTATCTGCAGTTTTAAAAGATAATCTCGAAAAAAATAATGCTAAAATTAATAAAGCAAGATTACAACTCATTTCGATGTGTATTTTGGCTCTTTGCAAAGTACAAACGGTGAGTTTTCACAAACTAGCCTTGGCTTTTGAAAGCGAAGGCAAAGCAGATTCTTCCCTTCGCAGACTGCAACGGTTTATCGCAGATTTTGACTTATGCAGCGATTTAATTGCTAAAATTATTTTTGGATTACTCCCGGAAAAAACAAACTTAAAACTCGTTATAGACCGCACCAATTGGAAGTTTGGGAAACAAAATATCAATATTTTCATGCTGGGAATCACCTATCGAAACGTTGCTTTTCCATTGCTCTTCATGATGTTGGATAAACAAGGTAATTCGAATTCACAAGAAAGAATTGCTTTAATAAAGCGGTTTGTAGGCTTTTTTGGAAAAAAATGTATCGACTGTATTTTAGCAGACAGAGAGTTTGTGGGAGAAGAATGGATTAAGTTTTTGAACGAGCAAAAACTACGCTATTACATCCGCATTCGAAACAATTTTAAGGTATTTTTGCCCAAAAAAAACAGTACAGTTCCTGTAAGTTGGCTTTTTAACGGGTTAAAAGTAGGGCAAGTCATCCATTATCCAAAAATCGTAAAGATTAACGGTGAATATTGTTATTTATCTGCAACTTTAACCCAAAAAAGAGGTGAAAAACCGGAATTACTCATCATTATCAGTTATAATAAAAATGAACAATCGTTATTAAATTACAAAGAAAGATGGCAAATTGAGACCTGTTTCAAAGCAATGAAATCCAGTGGTTTTGATATAGAAAAAACGCATTTACAAGACTTAGAGCGGATAGAAAAATTACTATGCCTGGTTATGATCGCTTTTCTTTGGTGTTACAAAATAGGAGATTATTTGGACAGAAGCGTGAAAGCGATCCCTATAAAAAAGCACGGTCATAGAGCAAAGTCGGTGTTCAAATATGGCTTAGAGTTTGTGTCGGAAATCTTACAAAACCCTTACAGAAAGAACTTTCAACAGATTTTGCAAATTTTTGTCATGTAG